A genomic stretch from Flavobacterium humidisoli includes:
- a CDS encoding TlpA family protein disulfide reductase — protein sequence MKKKLLLSLWFTFLLVSIGYLFWQNEFQYSLPTPIPKNYHAIAMGSKIELGPCCAFDNKPIFIHFYNPECPCSRFNVPHVSGLIKKYGDQVNFKIVVLNKQKSFTIDEIQQKFGAEIPVYFDEGIAKKCGVFSTPQAVLLDQSHNLYYRGNYNKTRYCTDTKSNYAQMAIDSLLNQKENPSFNALALKAYGCSLPKCTK from the coding sequence ATGAAGAAAAAATTACTTCTAAGCTTATGGTTTACATTTTTGCTTGTTTCAATTGGTTATCTGTTTTGGCAGAATGAATTCCAATACAGTCTTCCGACACCTATTCCTAAAAATTATCATGCAATTGCAATGGGGTCAAAAATTGAACTTGGTCCTTGCTGTGCATTTGACAATAAACCTATTTTTATCCATTTTTATAATCCCGAATGTCCCTGTTCGAGATTTAATGTCCCACATGTTAGCGGCTTAATTAAAAAATACGGAGATCAGGTCAATTTTAAAATTGTTGTATTAAACAAACAGAAGAGTTTTACTATTGATGAAATTCAGCAAAAATTTGGTGCTGAGATCCCTGTATATTTTGATGAAGGAATTGCTAAAAAATGTGGTGTTTTCTCTACTCCTCAGGCAGTTTTGCTAGATCAGTCACATAATTTATATTATAGAGGTAATTACAATAAAACCAGATATTGTACAGATACCAAGAGCAATTATGCCCAAATGGCGATTGATTCTCTTCTTAACCAAAAAGAGAACCCTTCTTTTAATGCTTTAGCTCTTAAAGCATACGGATGTTCATTACCAAAATGTACTAAATAA
- a CDS encoding PAS domain-containing protein: MDTRLHRPTASDREVDWNKNKVLLSKTDKKGTILYANEDFIDVSGYDEFELVGQSHNIIRHPDMPKVIFKFLWDSIKSSENIHVIIKNMAKTGRYYWVVTDFKIVADTDGEIVGFFCTRKSVPNDIIVKFIEPLYKKLLQIEETSGMHASEEYLVGFLEERKKTYMEYIDHMIATGKDDKNKISKGLFSGLFEKKNEAKK, from the coding sequence ATGGATACCAGATTACACCGTCCAACAGCTTCGGATAGAGAAGTGGACTGGAATAAGAATAAAGTATTGCTTAGTAAAACTGATAAAAAAGGAACCATTTTATATGCCAATGAAGACTTTATAGATGTTTCTGGTTATGATGAATTTGAGCTTGTTGGCCAGTCTCATAATATTATACGTCATCCCGATATGCCAAAAGTAATTTTTAAATTCTTGTGGGATAGTATTAAATCTAGTGAAAACATTCATGTCATTATAAAAAACATGGCAAAAACCGGTCGCTATTACTGGGTTGTAACCGATTTTAAAATTGTTGCAGATACAGATGGCGAAATTGTAGGCTTCTTCTGCACTCGAAAATCGGTTCCAAACGATATTATTGTAAAATTTATTGAACCCTTGTACAAGAAACTTTTGCAGATTGAAGAAACCAGCGGTATGCATGCTTCTGAGGAATATCTTGTAGGTTTTCTAGAAGAGAGAAAGAAAACGTACATGGAATATATCGATCACATGATTGCAACCGGAAAGGATGATAAAAATAAGATAAGCAAAGGTTTATTTAGTGGTCTTTTTGAAAAGAAAAACGAGGCAAAAAAATAA
- the recG gene encoding ATP-dependent DNA helicase RecG — MSNNLLETPIEYLKGVGPSRGQLLRKELGIHKYGDLVNLFPNRYIDRTRYYKINELQNTGSEVQIIGKIINIKTVEFAKNKKRLVASFVDDTGQIDLNWFQGHKWIRESLKINEPLVIFGKCSLYGSQFSMAHPEIELLSEHERSLRSAMQPVYPSTEALANKGISNRTINKLMEQLFLETQALFTETFPPFLIEELKLIPKRAALFNIHFPKSAEILAKAQFRLKFEELFFIQLQLITKNLIRKHKIKGHPFDKVGELFNEFYKNHLPFDLTNAQKRVIKEIRTDMGSNAQMNRLLQGDVGSGKTIVAFMSMLLAIDNGFQACLMAPTEILANQHFLGLSEFAKTLNINVRILTGSTKTAERKIIHEELESGELKILIGTHALLEDKVQFQNLGLAVIDEQHRFGVEQRSKLWKKNDIPPHVLVMTATPIPRTLAMSLYGDLDISVIDELPPGRKPIQTVHRYDTNRLKVWKFLRDEIAKGRQIYIVYPLIQESEKMDYKDLMDGYESISRDFPLPQYSISILHGKMKPADKDSEMKRFSEGKTNIMVATTVIEVGVNVPNASVMIIESAERFGLSQLHQLRGRVGRGAEQSYCILMTGHKLSSDSKTRMETMVQTNDGFEIAEVDLKLRGPGDLMGTQQSGVLNLQIADIVKDREILSLARNYAMKILKEDSALQKPEHAVLRNIFIELTKKKNIWNYIS, encoded by the coding sequence ATGTCTAATAATCTTCTAGAAACTCCAATTGAATACTTAAAAGGCGTTGGTCCGAGCCGTGGCCAGCTGCTTCGCAAGGAATTGGGCATTCATAAATATGGAGATTTAGTCAATCTTTTTCCAAATCGTTATATTGACAGAACGCGTTATTACAAGATTAATGAATTGCAGAATACAGGTTCTGAAGTTCAAATTATTGGTAAAATAATCAACATTAAAACGGTTGAATTTGCTAAAAATAAAAAACGTCTCGTAGCGAGTTTTGTTGATGATACGGGACAAATTGACTTAAATTGGTTTCAGGGTCACAAATGGATTCGCGAAAGCTTAAAGATTAACGAACCTTTAGTAATTTTTGGAAAATGTTCTTTGTACGGAAGCCAATTTAGTATGGCACATCCAGAAATTGAACTATTAAGCGAACACGAAAGAAGTTTACGTTCGGCTATGCAGCCCGTTTATCCTTCGACAGAAGCTTTGGCTAATAAAGGAATTTCTAACCGTACCATTAATAAGTTGATGGAACAGCTTTTCTTGGAAACACAAGCATTATTTACAGAAACATTTCCTCCTTTTTTAATTGAAGAATTAAAACTGATTCCAAAACGTGCTGCATTATTCAACATTCATTTTCCAAAGAGTGCTGAAATTTTAGCTAAAGCGCAATTCCGACTAAAATTTGAAGAATTGTTCTTTATTCAGCTGCAATTAATTACAAAGAATCTCATTCGAAAACATAAAATAAAAGGACATCCATTTGATAAAGTAGGAGAACTTTTTAATGAATTTTATAAAAATCATTTGCCTTTTGACTTAACGAATGCTCAAAAAAGAGTGATTAAAGAAATTAGGACAGATATGGGCAGTAATGCTCAAATGAATCGTTTACTACAAGGTGACGTGGGTTCTGGAAAAACGATTGTTGCTTTTATGAGTATGCTTTTGGCAATTGATAATGGTTTTCAAGCTTGTTTGATGGCACCAACAGAAATCTTGGCCAATCAGCATTTTCTTGGTTTATCTGAATTTGCTAAAACATTAAATATCAATGTTCGAATTTTAACAGGTTCTACTAAAACTGCTGAAAGAAAAATTATTCATGAAGAACTGGAAAGTGGCGAACTTAAAATTTTAATCGGGACACATGCTTTATTGGAAGATAAAGTGCAATTTCAGAATTTAGGCTTAGCCGTAATTGATGAGCAGCACCGTTTTGGTGTGGAGCAAAGATCTAAATTATGGAAGAAAAATGATATTCCGCCACACGTTTTAGTCATGACCGCTACTCCTATTCCGAGAACGCTGGCAATGAGCTTATATGGTGACTTAGACATTTCGGTTATTGATGAATTACCTCCTGGAAGAAAACCAATTCAGACTGTACATCGTTATGATACCAATAGACTAAAAGTTTGGAAGTTTCTTCGCGACGAAATTGCAAAAGGAAGACAAATTTATATTGTTTACCCGCTTATTCAGGAATCGGAAAAAATGGATTATAAGGATTTAATGGACGGTTACGAAAGTATTTCTCGTGATTTTCCGCTTCCGCAATATTCTATTTCTATTCTTCACGGAAAAATGAAGCCAGCAGATAAAGATTCTGAAATGAAGCGTTTCTCTGAAGGAAAAACCAATATTATGGTGGCAACAACTGTAATTGAGGTTGGTGTAAACGTGCCAAATGCCAGTGTAATGATCATAGAAAGTGCAGAACGATTTGGGCTTTCTCAATTGCATCAGCTACGTGGACGTGTTGGTCGCGGTGCCGAACAGAGTTATTGCATCTTAATGACTGGACATAAATTAAGTTCTGACAGCAAAACTAGAATGGAAACCATGGTGCAGACTAACGATGGTTTTGAAATTGCCGAAGTTGACTTAAAACTTCGTGGTCCTGGAGATTTAATGGGGACACAGCAAAGCGGCGTTTTAAACCTTCAAATTGCTGATATTGTAAAAGACAGAGAAATTTTATCTCTGGCAAGAAATTATGCCATGAAAATCTTAAAAGAAGATTCTGCTCTTCAAAAACCAGAACATGCTGTTTTAAGAAACATCTTTATAGAATTAACCAAGAAAAAGAATATTTGGAATTATATTAGTTAA
- a CDS encoding DUF1697 domain-containing protein, with amino-acid sequence MKTHLALLRGINVSGHNMMKMEALKAMLENLGFQNVRTYLQSGNVFVDSEEDASKIGFMIKQEIFKVFGHEVPVVMITKENLESCFANNAFLKEKDADVKKLYVAFVSTTLKKENINDLKISQFKPDEASIDENRIFIKYAVGAGKTRFDQKYIEKKLNVTATIRNWNTVTNLLKMYEE; translated from the coding sequence ATGAAAACACATTTAGCGCTTTTACGCGGAATCAACGTTTCGGGACATAATATGATGAAAATGGAGGCTTTGAAAGCAATGCTGGAGAACCTTGGATTTCAAAATGTTCGAACGTACCTGCAATCTGGAAATGTTTTTGTGGATAGCGAAGAAGACGCTTCAAAAATTGGGTTTATGATTAAACAGGAAATTTTTAAGGTTTTTGGGCATGAAGTTCCTGTTGTAATGATTACTAAAGAAAATTTAGAATCGTGTTTTGCCAATAATGCGTTTTTGAAAGAGAAAGATGCTGATGTGAAAAAACTATATGTTGCTTTTGTATCAACAACTTTAAAAAAAGAAAACATAAACGATTTAAAAATAAGTCAGTTTAAGCCAGACGAAGCGAGTATTGATGAAAACAGAATTTTTATAAAGTACGCTGTTGGTGCAGGAAAGACTCGTTTTGACCAAAAATATATTGAGAAAAAATTAAATGTAACTGCAACAATTCGCAACTGGAACACAGTTACGAACCTGCTTAAAATGTATGAAGAATAA
- a CDS encoding DUF4348 domain-containing protein — MKKFFLLVLVLAMTVNTNVYARNTKTVPEDFNTFFSKFNTDSKFQISRVIFPLKYKANNEDFELTDYTMTKEKYKVLNLNRKADEKYLKRTMLIKKNKVTLEERGLDNGIYIDYVFELKDGKWFLKTFVDQST; from the coding sequence ATGAAGAAGTTTTTTTTATTAGTTTTGGTTCTTGCAATGACTGTAAATACTAATGTCTACGCCCGAAATACAAAAACAGTTCCTGAAGATTTTAATACCTTTTTCAGTAAATTCAATACCGATTCCAAATTTCAAATCAGTAGAGTTATTTTTCCTCTAAAATACAAGGCAAACAATGAAGATTTTGAACTGACAGATTATACAATGACAAAAGAAAAGTATAAAGTTCTTAATTTGAACAGAAAAGCAGATGAAAAGTATTTGAAAAGAACAATGTTAATAAAGAAAAATAAAGTTACTCTTGAAGAGCGTGGTCTTGACAACGGAATTTACATTGATTATGTCTTTGAATTAAAAGACGGCAAATGGTTCCTGAAAACTTTTGTAGATCAATCTACTTAG
- a CDS encoding diphthine--ammonia ligase, with translation MPTVQKALFNWSSGKDSALALYKTLQNTDFQIECLLTSVNQQYQRISMHGIRVELLQEQAQSLGIPLKILEVPEMPTMEVYEKVMSEVLTELKDNGITHSIFGDIFLEDLRQYRENQLAKIGLKGVFPIWKIPTQDLIQEFISLGFKTIVVCVNEKYLDKSFVGRIIDQDFINDLPENVDVCGENGEFHTFTFDGPIFSKPIDFEIGEIVYRKYEKPEKKDSSNTACDTNDETAFDFGFWYCDLIKK, from the coding sequence GTGCCTACAGTTCAAAAAGCCTTATTTAATTGGAGCAGCGGTAAAGATTCTGCTCTAGCCTTATACAAAACACTTCAAAATACTGATTTTCAGATAGAATGTTTGCTAACAAGCGTAAACCAGCAATATCAACGTATTTCAATGCACGGAATTCGTGTTGAACTATTGCAGGAACAAGCACAAAGCCTAGGAATTCCGTTAAAAATTCTTGAAGTTCCAGAAATGCCAACTATGGAAGTTTATGAAAAAGTGATGAGCGAAGTTTTAACCGAATTAAAAGATAATGGAATAACACATTCTATTTTTGGAGATATTTTTCTTGAAGATTTGCGTCAATATCGCGAAAATCAATTGGCGAAAATTGGCTTAAAAGGTGTTTTTCCAATTTGGAAAATTCCAACTCAAGATTTAATACAAGAGTTTATCTCATTGGGATTCAAAACCATTGTGGTTTGTGTAAACGAAAAATACTTGGATAAAAGTTTTGTAGGCCGAATTATAGATCAAGATTTTATAAATGATTTACCTGAAAATGTGGATGTTTGTGGTGAAAATGGCGAATTTCATACTTTTACTTTTGATGGTCCTATTTTTTCAAAACCAATTGATTTTGAAATTGGCGAAATTGTCTACCGAAAATATGAAAAGCCTGAAAAGAAAGATTCTTCTAACACAGCTTGCGATACCAATGATGAAACTGCTTTTGATTTTGGATTTTGGTATTGTGATTTAATAAAAAAATAA
- a CDS encoding transposase → MLFREKFKTNSSRLQNWDYSSEAVYFITIVTKNRKSIFGAIEGGKMILNENGKIIEKELLKSIKIRKNWFFHNWIIMPNHIHLLVEIQNTVVSNNMENPHHIVETHCSASTSSISTTENNISDISLSTSSGETHCSAPLQDQMGSGFSRKPNSISSFVAIFKSITTKQINGVESIWQTNYHDHIVRNYKMFEKIYDYIKHNPISWETDSLK, encoded by the coding sequence ATGCTATTTAGAGAAAAATTTAAAACCAATTCAAGTAGATTGCAAAACTGGGATTATTCTAGTGAAGCGGTTTATTTTATTACGATTGTTACCAAAAATAGGAAATCTATTTTTGGTGCTATTGAAGGCGGAAAAATGATTTTAAATGAAAATGGAAAGATTATTGAAAAGGAATTATTAAAATCGATTAAGATCCGTAAAAATTGGTTTTTTCATAATTGGATTATTATGCCAAATCATATTCATTTATTAGTAGAAATTCAAAATACGGTTGTTTCTAATAACATGGAAAACCCCCATCATATCGTAGAGACGCACTGCAGTGCGTCTACGTCTAGTATATCCACAACAGAGAATAATATTTCGGATATTTCTTTGTCGACAAGCTCGGGTGAGACGCACTGCAGTGCGCCTCTACAGGACCAAATGGGTTCTGGATTTTCTAGAAAACCTAATTCGATTTCATCATTTGTTGCTATTTTTAAATCAATTACCACAAAACAAATAAACGGCGTTGAATCAATTTGGCAGACTAATTATCACGACCATATTGTTAGAAATTACAAAATGTTCGAAAAGATTTACGATTACATTAAACATAATCCAATATCTTGGGAAACAGATTCTTTAAAATAA
- a CDS encoding M1 family metallopeptidase: MKYIFLLFTGFLFAQQTQYVDFKSVSGQLSLNSKEKIVSGAVDFQFEVLKDCDTISLDAKNMEFSNVKINEKEIIFINTTKQLKLVFPFKKGENHLTFNYSTKPKQALYFVEMENEVQIWTQGQGRYTSNWFPSFDDVNEKLIFSLGISYDKEYQVVSNGVLKEKTTNGNLNHWQYQMEKPMSSYLLMLAIGKFDKKEFKSKSRVPLEYYYEAKDSDRFEPTYRYSKRIFDFLEKEIGVKYPWKINRQIPVRDFLYAGMENTTSTLFATRYVVDSTGFCDRNYTNVDAHELAHHWFGDLITAESSTHHWLQEGFATYFALLAEKDIYGEDYFYSKLYDTAQQIKFASRTDTIPVLNPKASSLTFYEKGAWALFVLHESIGDKAFKKAIKSYLNKYAYQTVNTQNFFEEIKKVSDFDLDKFQKTWLESTAFDTPTANALLSKNKAIQKRLEIDKLKKTPLVEKTDVLKNVLVSDVYQSVKEAVVDQLENEKYEDKKVLLLLALQTNNSKVRQNLAGSLTKIPEDFRTNYETLLDDKSYQTQEIALYWLWRNFPDHRTGYLDKSKDWIGFNDYNLRTLWLSLALSTPNYSNEQDSLVDQLISFSSTKYEATTRQNALEKLIAFKIINDQVLSNLVGATTHHMWQFSKFGRDTIRLLLKNPEMRASFNRILPNLTPDEQFQLNRLLKE, translated from the coding sequence ATGAAATATATTTTTTTATTATTCACTGGTTTTCTTTTTGCGCAGCAAACTCAATACGTCGATTTTAAATCTGTTTCAGGACAATTGTCTTTGAATTCAAAAGAAAAAATAGTTTCTGGTGCAGTCGATTTTCAATTTGAGGTTTTAAAGGATTGTGATACTATTTCGCTTGATGCGAAAAATATGGAATTCTCGAACGTGAAAATCAACGAGAAGGAAATTATTTTCATTAATACAACCAAGCAATTAAAATTGGTTTTTCCATTTAAAAAAGGAGAAAATCATCTAACTTTTAATTATTCGACAAAACCCAAACAAGCCTTGTATTTTGTTGAAATGGAAAACGAAGTGCAGATTTGGACGCAAGGGCAGGGAAGATACACGAGTAATTGGTTTCCAAGTTTTGACGATGTGAATGAAAAATTGATTTTTAGTTTGGGGATTTCTTATGATAAAGAGTATCAGGTAGTTTCAAACGGAGTTTTAAAAGAAAAAACAACCAACGGAAATCTAAACCACTGGCAATATCAGATGGAGAAACCAATGAGTTCGTATTTGCTAATGCTGGCTATTGGAAAATTTGATAAAAAAGAATTTAAATCTAAAAGCAGAGTACCTTTAGAATATTATTACGAAGCCAAAGACTCAGATCGTTTTGAACCGACTTATCGCTATTCAAAACGGATTTTTGATTTTCTGGAAAAAGAAATTGGCGTAAAATATCCTTGGAAGATTAACAGACAGATTCCAGTAAGAGACTTTTTGTATGCTGGAATGGAAAATACGACTTCAACTCTTTTTGCAACACGCTATGTAGTAGATTCAACAGGATTCTGCGATCGAAATTACACTAATGTAGATGCACATGAATTGGCACATCATTGGTTTGGAGATTTGATTACAGCTGAAAGCAGTACGCACCATTGGCTTCAAGAAGGTTTTGCGACATACTTTGCCTTGCTTGCTGAAAAAGATATTTACGGAGAAGATTATTTCTATTCTAAGTTATACGATACGGCACAGCAGATTAAGTTTGCTTCACGCACCGATACCATTCCAGTTTTAAATCCAAAAGCAAGTTCGCTGACATTTTACGAAAAAGGAGCGTGGGCATTATTCGTTTTACATGAATCTATTGGAGATAAGGCTTTTAAAAAAGCAATTAAAAGTTATTTAAATAAGTACGCTTATCAAACGGTAAATACACAGAATTTTTTCGAAGAGATAAAAAAAGTGTCTGATTTCGATTTGGATAAATTTCAAAAGACTTGGTTGGAATCAACGGCTTTTGATACGCCAACTGCAAATGCTTTATTAAGTAAAAACAAAGCAATCCAAAAAAGACTGGAAATCGATAAATTGAAAAAAACGCCTTTAGTAGAGAAAACAGATGTTTTGAAGAACGTTTTAGTATCAGATGTTTATCAATCTGTAAAAGAAGCTGTTGTGGATCAGTTGGAAAATGAAAAATACGAAGATAAAAAGGTATTATTGCTTTTGGCATTGCAAACGAATAATAGTAAAGTCCGTCAGAATCTGGCTGGATCTTTAACCAAAATTCCGGAAGATTTTAGAACAAATTACGAAACACTTTTAGATGATAAATCGTATCAGACGCAAGAAATAGCGCTTTATTGGCTGTGGAGAAATTTTCCCGATCACAGAACAGGATATTTGGATAAATCTAAAGATTGGATTGGTTTTAATGATTATAATCTAAGAACATTGTGGCTTTCTCTTGCTTTGTCAACACCAAATTATAGTAATGAGCAAGATTCTTTGGTAGATCAACTGATTTCATTTTCATCTACAAAGTACGAAGCTACAACACGACAAAATGCTTTAGAAAAACTAATTGCTTTTAAAATTATTAACGATCAGGTTTTGAGTAATTTAGTTGGCGCTACTACCCACCATATGTGGCAATTTTCAAAATTTGGGAGAGACACAATTAGACTTCTGTTGAAAAATCCTGAAATGCGTGCTTCATTTAATAGAATTTTGCCTAATTTGACACCCGATGAGCAATTCCAATTGAATCGTTTGTTGAAAGAGTAA
- a CDS encoding patatin-like phospholipase family protein yields MRALVISGGGSKGAFAGGVAQYLIEEKRHEYDLFLGTSTGSLLIPHLALGHIKKIHSVYTNVTMSSIFNICPFVVKAKDGVDIVTINHFNVLRQFFKGKRTFGESKGLKKYIQNNFSLSDFNKLKKLKTDVVVTVTNFTTNESEYKSVKDCTYEEFCEWSWISSNYVPFMSLVEKNNFEYGDGGFSSLVPIREAINRGATEIDVIVLETEVNTTKTVIGKNPFSLMIDLFRIALDQVEKHDIAIGKLMANTKDVKLNLYYTPIKLTDNALIFNKDVMKEWWEQGYEYAQNKSEVMSDNRKM; encoded by the coding sequence ATGAGAGCATTGGTTATTTCAGGAGGTGGCAGTAAAGGTGCATTTGCCGGTGGTGTTGCCCAGTATTTAATAGAAGAAAAAAGACACGAATACGATTTGTTTTTAGGAACTTCAACAGGAAGTTTATTGATTCCGCATTTAGCTCTCGGTCATATAAAAAAAATTCATTCTGTATATACCAATGTTACTATGTCAAGTATCTTCAATATTTGTCCGTTTGTGGTGAAAGCCAAAGATGGAGTAGACATTGTGACCATTAATCACTTTAATGTATTGCGTCAGTTTTTTAAAGGAAAACGAACTTTTGGAGAAAGTAAAGGTTTAAAGAAATATATTCAGAATAATTTCTCACTTTCTGATTTTAACAAACTAAAAAAACTTAAGACAGACGTTGTTGTAACCGTAACCAATTTTACAACAAACGAATCTGAGTATAAATCGGTAAAAGATTGTACGTATGAGGAGTTTTGCGAATGGTCTTGGATATCGAGTAACTATGTTCCGTTTATGAGTTTGGTTGAAAAGAACAACTTTGAATACGGTGATGGAGGATTTTCGAGTTTGGTGCCAATTCGTGAAGCGATAAACCGTGGCGCAACAGAAATAGATGTAATTGTGTTAGAAACAGAGGTTAATACCACTAAAACAGTAATCGGGAAAAATCCCTTTTCATTAATGATCGATTTGTTCCGAATTGCTTTAGATCAGGTTGAGAAACATGATATTGCTATAGGGAAACTTATGGCAAATACTAAGGATGTAAAACTTAACTTATATTACACTCCAATAAAATTAACTGATAATGCGCTGATTTTTAATAAAGATGTAATGAAAGAATGGTGGGAGCAAGGTTACGAATATGCACAAAATAAGTCTGAGGTTATGAGTGATAACAGAAAAATGTAA
- a CDS encoding sulfite exporter TauE/SafE family protein — protein MDSYLILFLCLAAFAAGFIDAIVGGGGLIQTPMGLILLPNLPVSTVVGTLKIPAFSGTAFAAFQYLKKVVIQWKLLLIMMCLAVPSAFLGSTILTMVSNDFMKPLLLVVLSLLFVYTYAKKNFGQHVAKDHSMATQIFYAVVISIIVGFYDGFIGPGTGSFFVVAFIALLGFDFLHASANAKMVNLATNFGSICLFMIKGKIIWAIAIPMAISNGLGGWLGAKLAINKGNGFIRIFFLIVVVGTLIRFAYDVFF, from the coding sequence ATGGATTCATACCTAATACTTTTTCTTTGTTTGGCAGCGTTTGCTGCGGGATTTATTGATGCAATTGTAGGTGGCGGCGGATTAATCCAAACGCCAATGGGATTAATTTTATTGCCAAATCTCCCTGTTTCGACTGTAGTTGGAACTTTGAAAATTCCAGCATTTAGCGGAACTGCTTTTGCCGCTTTTCAATATTTGAAGAAAGTAGTGATTCAGTGGAAACTCTTACTTATTATGATGTGTCTGGCGGTTCCGTCAGCATTTTTAGGATCTACAATTTTAACAATGGTCAGCAATGATTTTATGAAACCGCTTTTGTTAGTGGTTTTATCTTTACTATTTGTATACACTTATGCCAAGAAAAATTTCGGACAGCATGTTGCTAAAGATCATTCGATGGCAACCCAAATATTTTATGCTGTTGTTATTAGTATAATTGTTGGATTTTACGACGGTTTTATAGGGCCTGGCACAGGAAGTTTCTTTGTTGTGGCTTTTATTGCGCTTTTAGGATTCGATTTTCTTCACGCTTCTGCGAATGCTAAAATGGTAAATTTAGCAACCAATTTCGGTTCGATTTGTCTATTTATGATTAAAGGGAAAATCATTTGGGCAATTGCAATTCCGATGGCAATTAGCAATGGGTTGGGCGGATGGCTCGGAGCAAAACTGGCGATCAACAAAGGAAATGGTTTTATTCGAATTTTCTTTTTAATTGTTGTAGTCGGAACTTTGATTCGTTTTGCTTACGACGTATTTTTTTAA